In one Culex quinquefasciatus strain JHB chromosome 2, VPISU_Cqui_1.0_pri_paternal, whole genome shotgun sequence genomic region, the following are encoded:
- the LOC6036080 gene encoding protein FAM8A1 — MDEPSVPTVDRPASAIAIDPSKTPKQIYFELLRVWLHHAQMQQQLQAYFPYYLMNNYPQLFQAGTAGPGAGTASGTTGGNSVVPHGGNQAQANQRRAAQMLDPARQEEIINRNGGYEYIIAPLWKRFVAEAIDIIIIFLLKVMTTMAFIDFFEIDLLDIDFDAIRNSIEEDYTELLSYTSELIILEIITKCAVCVYETLWTIHGQGQIGGATPGKMLMGIRIVHVDAVVLLDPPPAGGLVANQQTPIRALLYPAANPGFRRALCRSVAKNALIALFFPMCFLMFFFRHNRTMYDVMTKTIVVEDNPAPVLRRR, encoded by the exons ATGGACGAACCGTCGGTTCCCACGGTCGATCGTCCTGCTTCGGCGATTGCGATCGATCCGTCCAAAACTCCGAAACAGATTTACTTCGAGCTGCTCCGGGTTTGGCTGCACCATGCCCAGATGCAGCAGCAACTGCAGGCCTACTTTCCGTACTACCTGATGAACAACTATCCGCAGCTGTTCCAGGCCGGGACAGCTGGGCCGGGAGCGGGCACGGCATCCGGAACGACCGGTGGGAACAGTGTGGTCCCCCATGGGGGGAACCAAGCTCAGGCCAACCAGAGGAGGGCCGCGCAAATGTTGGATCCTGCCAGGCAGGAAGAGA TTATCAACCGGAACGGCGGCTACGAGTACATAATTGCACCCCTTTGGAAGCGCTTCGTGGCCGAGGCGATCGACATTATCATCATCTTTTTGctgaaagttatgaccactatGGCGTTCATCGACTTCTTTGAGATTGACTT ACTCGACATCGACTTCGACGCCATCCGCAACTCGATCGAGGAGGACTACACCGAACTACTCTCGTACACCTCTGAGCTAAtaatactggaaataatcacaAAATGCGCCGTCTGCGTTTACGAAACCCTGTGGACAATCCACGGTCAGGGTCAAATCGGCGGCGCCACACCCGGCAAAATGCTGATGGGCATACGAATCGTGCACGTGGACGCTGTCGTTCTGCTGGATCCACCCCCGGCCGGTGGCTTGGTGGCAAACCAGCAAACGCCGATCCGGGCGCTGCTCTACCCGGCGGCCAATCCGGGCTTCCGGCGGGCGCTCTGCCGATCGGTCGCCAAGAACGCCCTGATTGCGCTCTTCTTCCCGATGTGCTTCCTGATGTTCTTCTTCAGGCACAACCGAACCATGTACGACGTCATGACCAAAACAATCGTCGTTGAGGACAATCCGGCGCCGGTGCTGCGAAGGCGCTAG
- the LOC6036079 gene encoding glutactin: MSKISGLVLRGVVHHRNSAVIAARMFSSESPIVDLPGLGSLKGSTTTGAWSGTKILQFLNVRYGEPANGTARFKPTIPAKPWTGVLDVSSPKLGSPVYHDMKHYSPEQLSGNLEDCINLCVYTKDTTAKKPVIVYIHGGMFYDGAASHYPPNYLMEKDVVLVVPQYRLGPLGFLSTKTKTIPGNAGIHDVIMAFEWVQKYIEHFGGDPNQVTAMTQSSGASMVSSMLYSPAIDTEKLFHKLILQSGCCFSSWTYDPHPDENARDMAELAGCSPKASMEEVERFLLELDVRELMRAFSKHYRIMIAKTGVNEVGGCRLTVGCPHGLYPTNPYFAMRRGKARKNLPMLIGTVKHDGTFALLDSFLFLKAKKLLGSKDVNSYSMIDELNQIMGMDDPTCVGRSLQTALFYKQEDLASGDLLRLIPSMSDHAATCLLKGPVLKQAQLNALHQPNQTFLYSFDYTGEHTRFGFGVDTDQFPFSGGVHHSDDLQYLFPYPKAAAQLNERDTVIAKRMVDLWTSFAISGVPQAEQVPEWPAMSAVCGPYLRINEECTVGQNYVEQFTATMDDPTAIAKKPKKAAKM; this comes from the exons ATGTCCAAGATCAGCGGACTGGTGCTTCGTGGAGTGGTTCACCATCGGAACAGTGCAGTGATCGCGGCGAGGATGTTCAGCAGTGAAAGCCCGATCGTTGACCTACCGGGGTTAGGATCGCTGAAGGGTTCTACCACAACGGGAGCATGGTCCGGTACCAAGATCCTCCAGTTCTTGAACGTTCGGTACGGTGAACCAGCGAACGGAACAGCTCGTTTCAAGCCGACAATCCCAGCGAAACCGTGGACGGGTGTTCTCGACGTGTCCAGCCCCAAGTTGGGATCTCCAGTGTACCACGACATGAAGCACTACAGCCCGGAGCAGCTCTCCGGAAACCTCGAGGATTGCATCAACCTGTGCGTCTACACGAAGGATACCACAGCCAAGAAGCCAGTGATCGTGTACATCCACGGTGGAATGTTCTACGACGGTGCCGCGTCCCACTACCCGCCGAACTACCTCATGGAGAAGGACGTAGTCCTTGTCGTACCCCAGTATCGACTGGGACCGCTAGGATTCCTCTCAACCAAAACCAAGACCATCCCAGGTAACGCCGGCATCCACGACGTGATCATGGCCTTCGAGTGGGTTCAAAAGTACATTGAGCACTTTGGCGGAGATCCCAACCAGGTGACCGCCATGACCCAGTCCTCCGGAGCTTCCATGGTCAGCTCGATGCTGTACAGTCCGGCGATAGATACGGAAAAGTTGTTCCACAAGCTGATTCTTCAGTCGGGATGCTGCTTTAGCTCCTGGACCTACGATCCGCATCCGGATGAGAACGCACGGGATATGGCGGAACTTGCCGGTTGCAGTCCGAAGGCTTCGATGGAGGAAGTGGAACGGTTTCTGCTGGAATTGGACGTTCGGGAGTTGATGAGGGCGTTCTCGAAGCATTAC CGCATTATGATCGCCAAAACCGGAGTCAACGAGGTCGGAGGTTGCCGGTTGACGGTCGGTTGCCCACATGGCCTCTACCCAACAAATCCGTACTTCGCCATGAGGAGGGGCAAGGCTCGCAAAAACCTTCCCATGCTGATCGGAACGGTCAAGCACGACGGGACGTTCGCTCTGCTCGATAGTTTCCTCTTTCTGAAGGCCAAGAAGCTGCTCGGAAGCAAGGACGTCAACTCGTACTCGATGATCGACGAGCTGAACCAGATCATGGGCATGGACGACCCTACCTGCGTTGGGCGATCGCTTCAGACGGCGTTGTTCTACAAGCAGGAAGATTTGGCCTCGGGAGATCTACTCCGGCTGATTCCAAGCATGTCGGAT CACGCCGCAACCTGCCTCTTAAAAGGTCCAGTCTTGAAGCAAGCCCAACTCAACGCTCTGCACCAACCCAACCAGACCTTCCTGTACTCGTTCGACTACACCGGAGAGCACACCCGCTTCGGGTTCGGCGTCGACACCGATCAATTCCCCTTTTCCGGCGGAGTTCACCACAGCGATGATCTGCAGTACCTGTTTCCGTACCCGAAGGCAGCGGCCCAGCTGAACGAGCGCGATACGGTCATCGCCAAGCGGATGGTCGACCTGTGGACTTCTTTTGCGATCAGCGGAGTGCCGCAGGCGGAAcaggttccagagtggccagctATGAGCGCGGTGTGTGGGCCGTACCTGCGGATCAACGAGGAGTGTACCGTTGGGCAGAACTACGTGGAGCAGTTTACGGCCACGATGGATGATCCGACGGCGATTGCGAAGAAGCCGAAAAAGGCGGCTAAAATGTGA
- the LOC6036078 gene encoding acetylcholinesterase, translating to MLKFVICLAFLGLVAAYDFKDSFYNELLLEDLLDSEDVLTSADRFRRSPAMADPADDKCKKQHHKHKCCNDANTDNLDKIRDLKKQCFSEQKTKERSARGMIDPVDMFNCEKMNKTKQDLICAIECVGRKKSILDKDGNLLEATKLVPFVKENFAADPWQEPLVEGFVDTCLKEVAEKMAAKTEEFRCNPASSHFGYCMWRQTTMACPKEKQEQSKKCEKIREKLANNEPITMFGKHDFDDNYDFILENFYTYQTKNPNLLKIGEPQDGTCKRPLKYHCCDNLNEEQNLQLEVSKIECFVEHVLTSAEGVIDAKKIAGPLDIFSCEKLKKMQEEFVCVSQCVARKWNMTDEAGDLFSAEAVGPIVKKFYAEQVYEDAQVDRFVKECVEYTDKYAAATTEPQCNPAASSFAYCMWRKSNLECPDAKRDTSAACEQLRDKLTESAMSPLSKMLTQRLGALAQQNTRRPAATSLFHPSFRLFSAEPNPDSTHPSSESSHLPLVDLPGQGKLRGSLTKGAWSGVPIQQFLNVRYAEPATGSRRFKAPLPAEPWEGVRDVSKRGRAAPYYGDMKKLPKEELQATLGELEDCISLCVYTKDLTAKKPVIVYIHGGGFYSGSASQHPPEYLLEKDVVLVVPQYRLAALGFLSTKTENIPGNAAIQDVLLAFQWVKKYIAHFGGDPDQVTAFGQSAGAGIISALTFSPAADESLFGKVILNSGAGLASSWSVDYNPERNARDIARRAGCDPKAPLAEVEKFLLELDTYTLLKSFSQHMWQGTPNGINTIGGHRFTIGGPSGVFPKTPYEVMKRGGGRKNLPMLTGVVKHEGTFPLVDICVILAHMKLLGNKDFMRHDLLEELSRILAVNENSNSLGPLTAKAMFNAEDLSSGDFRKLIPSLIDYCGTTIIKATTLRSAQYNSRHCPDRTFVYSFDYQGEHTRFGYDQDISKIPFDGGVHHTNDLLYLFPYPKSAAQLNAADTEIAKRMVELWSSFAIDGVPRTPDLPEWPAFKNIYGPYLHIDKQFSIGQNFLDEMTVATDEARRAK from the exons ATGTTGAAGTTTGTGATTTGTCTGGCATTCCTGGGCTTGGTGGCCGCCTACGACTTCAAGGATTCGTTCTACA ACGAACTCCTGCTGGAAGATCTGCTCGACTCGGAGGATGTCCTGACCTCGGCCGATCGGTTCCGGCGTTCCCCGGCCATGGCGGACCCGGCGGACGACAAGTGCAAGAAGCAGCACCACAAGCACAAGTGCTGCAACGATGCCAACACCGACAACCTGGACAAGATCCGCGACCTCAAGAAGCAGTGCTTCAGCGAGCAGAAGACCAAGGAGCGTTCGGCGCGCGGCATGATCGACCCCGTGGACATGTTCAACTGCGAGAAGATGAACAAGACCAAGCAGGACCTGATCTGCGCCATCGAGTGCGTCGGACGCAAAAAGTCCATCCTGGACAAGGACGGAAACCTGCTCGAAGCCACCAAGCTGGTCCCGTTCGTGAAGGAAAACTTTGCCGCTGACCCGTGGCAAGAGCCTCTCGTGGAGGGCTTCGTCGATACCTGCCTGAAGGAGGTCGCGGAAAAGATGGCCGCCAAGACGGAGGAGTTCCGGTGCAATCCGGCCTCGTCCCACTTTGGCTACTGCATGTGGCGCCAGACGACGATGGCCTGCCCCAAGGAAAAGCAGGAGCAGtcgaaaaagtgcgaaaagaTCCGCGAGAAGCTGGCCAACAACGAACCGATTACGATGTTCGGCAAGCATGACTTTGATGACAACT ATGATTTCATCCTGGAGAACTTCTACACCTACCAAACCAAAAACCCAAACCTGTTGAAAATTGGCGAACCCCAAGATGGCACCTGCAAGCGACCCCTCAAGTACCACTGCTGTGACAATCTGAACGAGGAGCAGAACCTGCAGCTGGAGGTGTCCAAAATCGAATGCTTCGTCGAGCACGTCCTGACCAGTGCCGAGGGCGTCATCGATGCCAAAAAGATCGCCGGCCCGTTGGACATATTTTCGTGCGAAAAGCTCAAGAAAATGCAGGAGGAATTTGTGTGCGTGTCGCAGTGCGTTGCCCGGAAGTGGAACATGACCGACGAGGCCGGAGATTTGTTCAGCGCCGAAGCGGTCGGCCCGATCGTTAAGAAGTTCTACGCCGAACAGGTGTACGAAGATGCGCAGGTTGACAGGTTTGTTAAAGAGTGCGTGGAATACACGGACAAGTACGCGGCTGCCACCACCGAACCGCAGTGTAATCCGGCGGCCAGCAGTTTTGCGTACTGTATGTGGCGCAAATCGAACCTGGAATGTCCGGACGCCAAGCGGGACACGTCGGCGGCCTGCGAGCAGCTGCGGGATAAGCTGACGGAG TCCGCCATGTCCCCGCTGTCCAAAATGCTGACCCAGCGATTGGGCGccctcgcccagcaaaataccCGACGACCTGCTGCCACCAGCCTGTTCCACCCCTCGTTCCGGCTGTTCTCCGCGGAACCCAACCCAGACTCCACCCATCCATCCAGCGAATCCTCACATCTCCCACTGGTCGACCTCCCCGGCCAGGGCAAACTCCGCGGATCGCTGACCAAGGGCGCCTGGAGTGGCGTCCCCATCCAGCAGTTCCTAAACGTTCGCTACGCAGAACCTGCCACCGGATCGCGCCGCTTCAAGGCCCCGCTTCCAGCGGAGCCCTGGGAGGGGGTGCGAGACGTTTCGAAGCGGGGTCGTGCGGCTCCGTACTACGGCGATATGAAGAAGCTGCCGAAGGAGGAGCTGCAGGCGACGCTGGGGGAGCTGGAGGACTGCATCAGCTTGTGCGTGTACACGAAGGAT CTTACAGCTAAGAAGCCGGTGATCGTGTACATACACGGAGGTGGATTCTACAGCGGAAGCGCTTCCCAGCATCCGCCGGAGTATCTGCTGGAGAAGGACGTGGTCTTGGTGGTACCTCAGTACAGACTGGCTGCCCTCGGGTTTCTTTCAACTAAAACGGAGAACATACCCGGCAACGCCGCGATCCAGGACGTTCTGTTGGCATTCCAGTGGGTTAAGAAGTACATCGCACACTTTGGAGGTGATCCCGACCAGGTGACCGCTTTTGGACAGTCCGCCGGAGCCGGGATCATCTCGGCGTTGACGTTCAGTCCGGCAGCGGACGAGTCCCTGTTCGGTAAGGTGATCCTGAACTCGGGTGCAGGGTTGGCGAGCAGCTGGTCGGTGGACTACAACCCGGAGCGTAACGCTAGGGATATCGCACGACGCGCTGGATGTGACCCGAAGGCGCCCCTTGCGGAGGTTGAGAAATTCCTGCTCGAGCTGGACACGTACACGCTGTTGAAGTCGTTCTCGCAGCATATG TGGCAAGGAACTCCCAACGGGATCAACACCATTGGAGGACATCGCTTCACGATCGGAGGTCCGTCGGGGGTCTTCCCGAAGACCCCGTACGAGGTCATGAAGCGCGGTGGTGGACGCAAGAATCTCCCCATGCTGACCGGAGTCGTGAAGCACGAGGGAACGTTCCCGCTGGTGGACATCTGCGTGATCCTCGCCCACATGAAGCTACTGGGGAACAAGGACTTTATGCGGCACGATCTGCTGGAGGAGCTGTCCCGCATTCTGGCCGTCAACGAGAACAGCAACTCGTTGGGACCGTTGACCGCCAAGGCGATGTTCAACGCCGAAGATCTCAGTTCGGGAGATTTCCGCAAGCTGATCCCCAGCTTGATCGAT TACTGCGGCACGACGATCATCAAGGCGACCACGCTGCGATCAGCCCAGTACAACAGCCGCCACTGTCCGGACCGGACGTTCGTGTACAGCTTCGACTACCAGGGCGAGCATACGCGCTTCGGATACGACCAGGACATCAGCAAGATTCCGTTCGACGGCGGCGTCCACCACACCAACGACCTGCTGTACCTGTTCCCGTACCCCAAATCGGCAGCGCAGCTGAACGCCGCCGACACCGAGATCGCGAAGCGCATGGTCGAGCTGTGGAGCTCGTTCGCGATCGACGGAGTCCCACGGACGCCGGATCTTCCCGAATGGCCAGCGTTTAAGA ATATCTACGGCCCGTACCTGCACATCGACAAGCAGTTCTCCATCGGACAGAACTTCCTGGACGAGATGACGGTCGCGACTGATGAGGCCCGCAGGGCCAAGTGA
- the LOC6036077 gene encoding uncharacterized protein LOC6036077: MLRLVLTVCFLLSPGWAYDFKDSYYNDFILENFYTYQTKNPNLLKIGEPQDGTCKRPLKYHCCDNLNEEQNLQLEVSKIECFVEHVLTSAEGVIDAKKIAGPLDIFSCEKLKKMQEEFVCVSQCVARKWNMTDEAGDLFSAEAVGPIVKKFYAEQVYEDAQVDRFVKECVEYTDKYAAATTEPQCNPAASSFAYCMWRKSNLECPDAKRDTSAACEQLRDKLTEAGEE; encoded by the exons ATGTTGCGACTGGTGCTCACAGTGTGTTTCTTGTTAAGTCCTGGCTGGGCGTATGACTTCAAGGATTCGTACTaca ATGATTTCATCCTGGAGAACTTCTACACCTACCAAACCAAAAACCCAAACCTGTTGAAAATTGGCGAACCCCAAGATGGCACCTGCAAGCGACCCCTCAAGTACCACTGCTGTGACAATCTGAACGAGGAGCAGAACCTGCAGCTGGAGGTGTCCAAAATCGAATGCTTCGTCGAGCACGTCCTGACCAGTGCCGAGGGCGTCATCGATGCCAAAAAGATCGCCGGCCCGTTGGACATATTTTCGTGCGAAAAGCTCAAGAAAATGCAGGAGGAATTTGTGTGCGTGTCGCAGTGCGTTGCCCGGAAGTGGAACATGACCGACGAGGCCGGAGATTTGTTCAGCGCCGAAGCGGTCGGCCCGATCGTTAAGAAGTTCTACGCCGAACAGGTGTACGAAGATGCGCAGGTTGACAGGTTTGTTAAAGAGTGCGTGGAATACACGGACAAGTACGCGGCTGCCACCACCGAACCGCAGTGTAATCCGGCGGCCAGCAGTTTTGCGTACTGTATGTGGCGCAAATCGAACCTGGAATGTCCGGACGCCAAGCGGGACACGTCGGCGGCCTGCGAGCAGCTGCGGGATAAGCTGACGGAGGCAGGGGAGGAATGA